Proteins from a genomic interval of Dryobates pubescens isolate bDryPub1 chromosome 7, bDryPub1.pri, whole genome shotgun sequence:
- the WBP4 gene encoding WW domain-binding protein 4: MADYWKSQPKKFCDYCKCWIADNRPSIDFHERGKNHKENVAKRISEIKKKSLEKAKEEENMSKEFAAMEEAAMKAYQEDLKRLGIKPDEVGPSSTQSKTQSNTEETKEKKEKKEKKEKKEKKKKTPQDTSVPAKTETKEWVQGLSPEGYTYYYNTRTGESQWEKPKGFQGNSQNSQTGAEWVEGATEDGHTYYYNTQTGVSTWEKPDGFVSSSNEKSQRDSSESDSEDSGNEAQSSERSFKRKGDNGEESEEGKKSAKAKKLSPYGKWQEVKPEETADKEKSTSASPEASSDAAEAKPLGKWKAISEKEDEEPCENVDLELPTTESDTLPPPVLDIPEEETVIFQEKTVTSLGDLTEGVPTFKKRKPENGKSRNLRPRLSDQ; this comes from the exons GGCCGATTACTGGAAGTCTCAGCCAAAAAAATTCTGCGACTACTGCAAGTGCTGGATAGCAGACAACAGACCT AGCATTGATTTCCACGAGAGAGGCAAAAATCATAAAGAGAATGTGGCAAAAAGAATTAGTGAG attaaaaagaaaagcttggagAAGgccaaagaagaagaaaacatgtCCAAAGAATTTGCAGCGATGGAGGAGGCTGCAATGAAAGCGTATCAAGAGGATTTGAAAAGGCTGGGAATCAAGCCAG ATGAAGTAGGTCCCAGTTCAACACAGAGTAAAACACAGAGTAACACAGAGGAGactaaggaaaagaaagagaagaaggaaaagaaggaaaagaaagagaagaaaaaaaagacacctCAGGACACCTCAGTGCCAGCAAAAACTGAAACCAAGGAATGGGTGCAAGGACTTTCTCCTGAAGGCTATACATATTACTACAACACAAGAACAGGAG aaTCACAGTGGGAGAAACCTAAAGGCTTCCAAGGCAACTCTCAAAACTCGCAAACG GGAGCAGAGTGGGTAGAAGGTGCCACTGAGGATGGTCACACCTACTACTACAACACACAAACAGGAG TATCCACGTGGGAGAAACCAGATGGTTTTGTTTCATCTTCAAATGAGAAGAGTCAACGTGACTCATCTGAATCAGACTCAGAAGATAGTGGGAATGAAGCACAGAGTTCAGAAAGAAGTTTCAAG aGGAAAGGAGATAATGGTGAAGAatcagaggaagggaaaaaatctGCCAAAGCTAAGAAGTTAAGTCCTTATGGGAAATGGCAAGAAGTCAAGCCAGAAGAAACTGCTGATAAAGAGAAGAGTACATCAGCTTCCCCAGAAGCTTCCAGCGATGCAGCCGAGGCCAAGCCTCTTGGGAAATGGAAAGCCATTAGtgaaaaagaagatgaagaacCATG TGAAAATGTGGACCTGGAGCTTCCTACTACAGAGAGCGACACTCTGCCACCTCCAGTGCTCGATATCCCAGAAGAAGAAACAGTGATCTTCCAGGAGAAGACCGTCACCTCCCTTGGAGACCTGACAGAAGGGGTGCCCACCTTTAAGAAGAGGAAACCTGAAAATGGGAAATCCAGAAACTTGAGACCAAGACTCAGTGATCAGTAA